Genomic segment of Salvia splendens isolate huo1 chromosome 12, SspV2, whole genome shotgun sequence:
CACAATAAATTATGGTCACATTCCAGAAACATTGGTTCATATTCTTCtcttatgtttgaattttataaCACATACATACGAATGCACACAACTATAAATGACatgtatttgttttgtacatgcAGAGATCATACTTTTGTCACTTCCTCACCAAGAATGGTCTCCACGCATATTGTAAGATAGTGTCCAACTCCAAAATGCAGAGATTGAAAATGCCATGGAGGACAGTTGATAACGTTGAAGATTGTGGAGTATTTCTAATGCGGCATATGGAAACGTACAAGGGTGAGCGAGAAGGTTGCTGGAATTGTGGATTGAAGAAATCAAGTTCGGGTGTCCTTCAAAGCTTGAGGGCTAAATATTGTTCGACGCTGATGTTAGCCGAAAACAGCCATGAAAGCTTCAACAACAAAATTGTTACAGCAGCGTATTACGAAGAGGAAAGCAAACACATTGAAATTGATGTTGAGAAAATGATTGCGGCATATTTAAAGAAGAAATGATCATTTTAGCAGATCAAATTTTGTATTCGACATACATCTGTTATGAGCATTGAATAAAGTACCACGCGTTTTAATGTTGTTCATTATTAGGCTATACTACTGCATTGGGTAACAGATTTAGTTCATTTCAGAAATCTTAGTTCATTTCAATGATTTAttgacaaatggaaaatatttcatataaaaTTAGATTAATAATCTATTCCTACAATATATCTTGTTTATTCTATTTAAGCTTGCAAAAAGTCTacataaattcaaattcaaaatgtaaatgaagtaaGAAACAACATGATTGAAGTACAGAAGTAAGGGAATGAAGAAACAAATCCAGATATTTAGCCTCAACATCGGATTTTCCTCTTTATATGTTGTTCAATATTAGCCTGTAATGCTGCATTGGGTACCATATTTAGTTCATTTCAGAGATCTTAGTTCATTTTTTAGAtctattgattattgataagtgaatgacaaatgaaaaatatatcaaaGCAAGACTGAGAAAAAcattataataaagaaaaaataagccATTATAACAACACTTCAGTCTATTCTCTTTAAGCTCGCAAAAAGttttaacaaattcaaattcaaaatgtaaatgaagAAGAAACTACAAGACTGAAGTACAGAAGTAACAAAATGAAGAACAGAAATAtccgaatgaagtaataaaacaaccAGCTTCAACATTGGTTTCTCCTCTTTTTCTTGTTATTCTTCTCCTGTATCTTATcacaatttcttgaatcatgcCGACCAACCTCGCCGCATTTTCCACATTTCCGACCAGGCTTGGACATCTCTCTCATTTCCTTCTCAAGCCGAGAAAGACGTCGACCACAACCTTTTGTTTTGACGACATCTGGCGGATGAACATCTATTTGACTAGGGACATGTGATCCATAAAAATTCTCAATCATTAATCTCTTTTCACTAATTGACAACACATTTCCCTCACCAAGTACTTCTTTTCTCCCTTCAGCCATAATTTGTCTAAATGCTCGAATTTTATCACCATCTCCTTCAATAAGCCGTGCAATATCATAAAAATCTCCATGCATATCCCTATACTCCTGCTTCGTCTCATCCACAACAATAAATGTTTCAATATCATCATCAAACCCACAATGCACAGACTTGACAAATTTAGACTTCAACCAGCGTCCTCCGTGTAACTCATTAgggattaatttcatttttttgtttctcaagaccCAAAAAATGTGACTGCATACAAGCCCAATCCTCCCAAACATCTTACAACTACATgcatatgaatcaaaagatgtgGAGTATGACACAGTCCAGTTCTTCGAGAACTTGCCGTTGACTACATAAATCTCATTCTCACCAATGTTTGACACTGTCACCATAGTGACATTGTCAACTGCTTCCTCAATCTCACTTTGAATTAGTTTGAAACCACTATCACTATATATTGTCGAAGCATGTTTCTCGAGGGCTGAATTTGTTTTCAAAGTTGGATTTGTGTTAAAATCCAAGTATTCTAGCCTATTGTTGTTGCTCCTTTGGCCATCCAATGCATTGTTGTAATTCATAAGAAATTCAACAAGATTAGAACGAGACTTGGAGTACCTCTTGAAGAATATGTTCTGAGATTCAGATATTGATGTGGTCTTTATAAAACATACAAACAACTGTTAGtggaaaatttaaacaaaacaaaacatattcattcaaacaAGAGCAGAAGTTCAGTTTTACTATTTATTACTTCATAGTAACAACAATTTAGTTCATTATGAGTACAGATCGCATAtacactacaataatatcaccatTTAATATTCAACAAGAACAGAAGTTCATTTTAACTTGTTATTACTTCAggataaataaaatttagttcACTATGAGTACAGATCGCATATACACtacaaacatgaaaaaaaatCTGTTTTACTTCATTATTTTTAAGCACATGGATCAACTTTCCAACGTTCCAACGTAGTTTTAAGCTCATTTTTTCGACATTTAGTTCATTATTGATCTTTTTACACtacaaacatgaaaaaaatcGAAGATAACACATTGCTCAATTAGAAAAAGTCATCAACCTTCATCTGCAGTATTATTTGATTCTGGCTCTGAATCCGAATCTGAATCCGTATCAAAAAGAGAGCCTCCTGGATTTCTAAGATCATTCATAATCGATCCATCATTGATCGATGTAGATCCTGTTGATGTAGATCCTAATCCGTCTTCATTATTGGTCGATGAAGATCCATCTTCAACCGCAGAATTTGTCGGTGTTTTTCCTACTCCATCGAGATGCTGATGAATTTCACGTGTGGAATTCTCCATGGATGACAATTGAGGCAGATCGTGAATTGAAGGAATTGCGAAAACTGAGGCAGCCGCAGATCGATCGAGAATTTGATGCAGATTGCGATTGATCGACGATGCAGCAATTGCAAAATGATCGTGAATTGAGGAAGCAAAACCCGATGGAGTTGAAGCATTCGTATGCTGCATCGATCAACAAAGTAGTGAATCAGCAAACGATCGTGAATTGAAGGACAGATCGCAAGAAAATTGATGAAGATTGCGTAAAAATTAATGAAGATTGCTTGAAGATTGTGTGAATATTGTATGAATTGAGAGAAGGAAAGAGATTAACGTTTTTATTAAGATTAATAAACTGATTTCCGAAAATACCcctaagcatgtttttattgaataaataattaaattaattgtaaattaatcctaaccacaagatttaaaaaatggagggccctaatttggtctctagttcgacCCTTAagattggttcgacattgatcacatccctatatatatatatatatatgacccgaaggtccattgccattatatatatgacccgtaggtcccattgcCACTGTGTATGATCCGTAGGTCCATTGCCATTGATATTATACCCAGGGCAAgactgtcacagatcctctttagtcAAATGATTCATACTATAATTCTAATATCATATGTGAAACATATCCCTTGCAACAAtgacatatccatatcatattccaatAAATCATTTCAATATAACATATAAAACATATCCATTGCACTAATCATAAATCTATATCATACTCCAtcatcaatatcaaataatacatgACTATATTAGATTCATATCATATAATTCAAATATGCATTTTAAGTCGGCTTATATCAATCAATCATATAacactgtaaaattaaaagtgtaatTTCTGATGATAACATGTAATCAAATTGAACACCCAAATTGCATTCTCGATCCACACCTCTTAATCCTTACGAGCTAAGTTTCATCTTCTTCTTATTGTTTCTCTATATATacacttctcttttttttcgtaTCATTTTTTTGTAAAGCCCCCATATTTTTACtattcaaaattatttaatctaaAAGGCTAAACTGACTCACAAATCTAACATTAGCTTCCATACGTGTTTCTTTATTGTTTCACTACGAATATAATTGTATATTATACTTTCACGTATTAATGCACACACTTTTACACAATattatcattcttttgtttcaccaacatatataattttaatattttgaatattttgtatTGTACATAATCTACGCATATTAAATTTTGAGAACTCCTATGAATCAAAATTGTACATATATTCTACTAATTGAGTTACTCATAATggtaaatattttctttttgctGCATGCTTGATTTCTCTATAATATTtaatgacaatataatatgctattatacaaaataatgtatattttggaTTAGAAATGTCACAATTCTTCTCCCCTTTAAGAATTTTGCGGACAAAATTCATTATCAATTGTACTTTAACATTGGTGCATATACTTCTTGTTTTACCAAGCAAGATATATTCATTTCCATGTGATACCACAAATATAGAATATATTCGTATAATCAAACATTGACGCAAGACGACTGATCCTTCTCCACTCAGGAATAGATTCTTAGGAATGTCCATATTTCTGACATGTCAAATGCAAATGCAACTTATGATCAACATATTTCATATAATATGTACATATGCAGAATATCCCAATGAGATCCTATCCCTGATCTGATACCACCTAAATGTCGCACCCCCAACCTCTCTTTGgcatatatatacttataataaaaaaatacaaatttaagtAAAGAAATCATATATTAATTACATCACCATCCAAATACCGCAATTATAAAATCCATCATTTATTAGCTTATTTACAAATATTCTGCATCAGCACACAACCATAATAATTGAATATCATCAACAGTTTCAtatccatatgcatatgcctctatgttcaatttattattctatgacaaatcaagcctggtatctgcgtGGGATTTTCATTGTATACGACCCGTAGGTATCATTGTctttgtacatatatatatgacctgaaggtccattgccattgtataATATGACCCGGAGGTCTCATtgccattatatatatatatatatatatatatatatatatatatggatgtattcatttccttttcctatatttcctcctttttccttcttaatatcagccattagattagagaaatggacggtcaagatcaacattgggtaattaatcccgtgttgcattatttgtcctattttgtgcattatgagggtacaatagtaatctaataatggctggaaaccgctacgaataatgcaccacatggtcacgagtaatgcatataattgcctatataatgcacaatatgtgaactgcaatgcatacgaacaagatgtgatgtgttatgatgtttgacacacgtttcttgtttcccctaagggtttaataagcttaggggctagggtatagtacgtagacacgtatgtaatcttcacatggtaacgagtaatggatataattgactatataatgcacaatttgtgaactgcaatgcatacgaacaagatgtgctgtgttatgatgtttgacacacgtttcttgtttcccctaagggtttaataagcttaggggctagggtatagtacgtacgcattaataacaaattataaaacgatacgaataattcaccaaattgtcacgagtaatggatgttattaactatataatgcacaatatgtgaactgcaatgcatacgaataagatgtaccatgttatgatgtttgacacacgtttcttgtttcccctaagggtttaataagcttaggggctagggtatagtacgtagacattactaaatgcacgtatgtaatcttcaatccgttgattaacccatatacacaatacctctaataatgcataatatactgagataatgacaattaacagctacataatgcacagcctaaaccaaataatgcacatacgtatattccaataacaacaatttgttagtaatgtctacgtactataccctagcccctaagcttattaaacccttaggggaaacaagaaacgtgtgtcaaacatcataacatggtacatcttattcgtatgcattgcagttcacatattgtgcattatatagttaataacatccattactcgtgacaatttggtgaattattcgtatcgttttataatttgttattaatgcgtacgtactatacactagcccctaagcttattaaacccttaggggaaacaagaaacgtgtgtcaaacttcataacacagcacatcttgttcgtatgcattgcagttcacaaattgtgcattatatagtcaattatatccattactcgttaccatgtgaagattacatacgtgtctacgtactataccctagcccctaagcttattaaacccttaggggaaacaagaaacgtgtgtccaaacatcataacatggtacatcttattcgtatgcattgcagttcacatattgtgcattatatagtcaattttATACATTACTcttgaccatgtggtgcattattcgcagataccaaaatgtggcagttacttttccgtcaaatgtcaataataaccctgtaatgcatacaaccaccttctataatgcaacacggaaccagttttatagaatcaatctgatccgttgatgccttagatctaacgcgtaatattaagaagaaaaaggatctaagatgtgaaaaggagaatatatatatatatatatatatatatatatatatatatatatatatatatatatatatatagaggagcgttattctcctattcatcccttagatcctttattcttcttaatatgagccgttagatctcattcatcaacggtctagatgatctgcattattacactataatggtgcattattagtcggtgtgcattattcaactgaaaatctgcattattaaatgacacgtgccACCAAtttaaccgtcggatgacaaaatcgtggggctaagattaaaaagaacaatgaacaaaagatacaaaaaggaaatgaatgcatccctatatatatatatatatatatatatatatatatatatatatggggagcgttattctctttttcacatcttagatcctttttccttcttaatattaagcgttagatctaaggcatcaacggatcagattgattttataaaactggttccgtgttgcattatagaaggtggttgtatgcattacagggttattattgacatttgacggaaaagtaactgccacattttggtatctgcgaataatgcaccacatggtcaagagtaatgcatataattgactatataatgcacaatatgtgaactgcaatgcatacgaataagatgtaccatgttatgatgtttg
This window contains:
- the LOC121758492 gene encoding uncharacterized protein LOC121758492; its protein translation is MMTKKVLFPICANQHYYAVCFCFKRNAIVVIDNSANGDDNDLTINYGHIPETLRSYFCHFLTKNGLHAYCKIVSNSKMQRLKMPWRTVDNVEDCGVFLMRHMETYKGEREGCWNCGLKKSSSGVLQSLRAKYCSTLMLAENSHESFNNKIVTAAYYEEESKHIEIDVEKMIAAYLKKK